In Chryseobacterium oranimense, a single window of DNA contains:
- a CDS encoding nucleotide sugar dehydrogenase: protein MKKYKIVVIGQGYVGLPLSLEFANHYSVLGFDINTQRVDQLNEGHDITLEADIEKLNKGLKKYNETNGDLGYRATSQLSDIKDSNIYIVTVPTPIDKYNAPDLGPLISASKMLGGVIKSGDIVIYESTVFPGCTEEECVPVLEKYSGLKYNEDFFVGYSPERINPGDKVNTLTSVKKVTSGSTEDIAEEVDALYKKIITAGTHKASSLKVAEASKAIENAQRDVNISFVNELALIFDRIGIDTNDVLEAAGTKYNFLKYKPGLVGGHCISVDPYYLAHKAEQLGYHPDVILSGRRVNDSIAKFIASKVVKLLIAKGGIIKDSEALILGVTFKENCPDVRNTKVVDIYSELKDYGINVDIYDPWASKEEVKHEYGIDILEALVEGKKYDSVIIAVSHNEFIKMDLEQVKNENAIVFDTKACLDRNLVDARL from the coding sequence ATGAAAAAATATAAAATTGTTGTCATTGGACAAGGTTATGTAGGTTTACCTTTGTCTTTAGAATTTGCTAATCACTATTCTGTATTAGGATTTGATATCAATACTCAAAGAGTTGATCAGCTTAATGAAGGACATGATATCACGCTTGAAGCAGATATTGAGAAACTTAATAAAGGCTTAAAAAAATACAATGAAACAAACGGGGATTTGGGATATAGAGCCACAAGTCAATTATCAGACATTAAGGATTCAAATATTTATATTGTAACTGTACCTACTCCTATTGACAAATATAATGCTCCGGATTTAGGCCCTTTGATTTCTGCTTCAAAAATGTTGGGTGGAGTAATAAAAAGTGGTGATATTGTGATCTATGAATCTACCGTTTTTCCTGGATGTACAGAAGAAGAATGTGTACCCGTACTAGAAAAATATTCCGGTTTAAAATATAATGAAGATTTTTTTGTAGGATATTCCCCTGAAAGAATTAACCCGGGAGATAAAGTGAATACACTTACAAGTGTAAAAAAAGTTACCTCTGGTTCTACAGAGGATATTGCAGAAGAAGTAGATGCTCTTTATAAAAAAATTATCACTGCAGGAACGCATAAAGCTTCCAGCCTTAAAGTTGCAGAAGCTTCGAAAGCAATTGAAAATGCCCAGCGTGATGTTAATATCTCTTTTGTTAACGAATTGGCCTTGATTTTTGACAGAATAGGAATTGATACAAATGATGTTTTGGAAGCTGCAGGAACAAAGTACAATTTCTTAAAATATAAACCAGGATTGGTAGGCGGTCACTGTATTTCTGTAGACCCTTATTATTTAGCACATAAGGCAGAACAATTAGGCTATCATCCTGATGTAATTTTATCTGGACGTCGTGTTAATGATTCAATTGCTAAATTTATTGCCTCAAAAGTGGTAAAACTTCTAATTGCAAAAGGAGGTATTATTAAGGATTCAGAAGCTTTAATTTTGGGTGTTACATTTAAAGAGAACTGTCCTGATGTAAGAAATACTAAAGTTGTAGATATTTACAGTGAGCTTAAAGATTATGGTATTAATGTAGATATTTATGATCCTTGGGCCAGCAAAGAAGAGGTGAAGCATGAATATGGAATTGATATTCTTGAGGCCCTGGTAGAAGGAAAGAAATATGATTCAGTTATTATTGCAGTTTCACACAACGAATTCATCAAGATGGATCTTGAACAGGTGAAAAATGAAAACGCAATAGTTTTTGATACTAAAGCTTGTTTAGACAGGAATTTAGTAGATGCAAGATTATAA
- a CDS encoding CatB-related O-acetyltransferase, producing MKRAIANLFFAFVLNVFKSIKCSYNVSMSHNIFFYLIKGKFRNINLRDAILGTGVTLNDDINLFNKPEIFGKVSIGKYTSINGPSTRICADVTEINIGAFCSIASNVVIQEFYHNYNMVTTYNINSNIIGEPVDNEKISKGPIIIEDDVWIGSNSVILSGVKIGRGSIIGAGSIVTKDVEAYSIVGGNPAKFLRKRFDQQTIDKLEKSEWWLWDKEKIIRNKKFFKHEIL from the coding sequence ATGAAAAGAGCCATTGCTAATCTGTTTTTCGCATTTGTTCTTAATGTTTTTAAAAGCATTAAGTGTAGCTATAATGTTAGTATGTCTCACAATATTTTTTTTTATCTGATCAAAGGAAAATTTAGAAATATTAATCTGCGAGATGCTATTTTGGGCACAGGAGTAACTTTAAATGATGACATAAATCTATTTAATAAGCCTGAAATTTTTGGCAAGGTCAGTATAGGGAAGTATACCAGTATTAATGGACCCTCTACAAGAATTTGTGCTGATGTTACAGAAATAAATATTGGTGCGTTTTGCTCCATAGCGTCTAATGTAGTAATACAAGAGTTTTATCATAATTACAACATGGTAACGACTTATAATATCAACTCGAATATTATAGGAGAGCCAGTAGACAATGAAAAAATTTCGAAGGGTCCAATAATTATTGAAGATGATGTTTGGATCGGTTCTAATTCTGTAATATTGTCCGGAGTGAAAATAGGGAGAGGTTCCATAATAGGGGCCGGTTCTATAGTAACCAAAGATGTGGAAGCTTATTCAATTGTAGGAGGTAATCCTGCCAAGTTTTTAAGAAAAAGATTTGATCAGCAGACAATAGATAAATTAGAAAAATCTGAATGGTGGCTTTGGGACAAAGAAAAAATTATCAGAAACAAGAAATTTTTCAAGCATGAGATTTTATAA
- a CDS encoding lipopolysaccharide biosynthesis protein, whose translation MRFYNTKSLYFYVGSGLAQVVTIITTFYIIKKFTPTAFGQFSYYFSIGSIIGSFATLKYELSIPLSKDSQETNDKSNLTILVSLLFNMIFSLIGLCTPLYDFNIYFLYILLLSNTVSINACFQQFLLYKEEHFLNGLNPLLFSIINLLILLFLTKNNGEVILSSYVISNIILFLIYVISVYKKGYNISFKKISFYKDLFIKHIDFPKYVLPSSIANILLAYCNPIFIGYLFDKNNVGLFSFSLRILMLPSIVIGSVASSIYRAQIAKLYFDNDYESIKAQTKKLFLILTLLTIFCFPILILVIKYIPQFIDMNKWIGILPISIFLIPYSISQLFFQPFSNLALVFKQNKILLSQNILQLVVTVLAYFAAFIFKIEFSLFVIILSISLFVVSFYSCYKFYQILKIQK comes from the coding sequence ATGAGATTTTATAATACCAAGTCATTATATTTTTATGTTGGAAGTGGTTTAGCTCAGGTTGTAACAATCATTACAACTTTTTATATTATAAAAAAGTTTACACCGACTGCTTTTGGGCAGTTTAGTTACTATTTTTCAATAGGCTCAATTATAGGGTCGTTTGCAACTCTTAAATATGAGCTTTCCATACCCTTATCAAAAGATTCACAGGAAACTAACGATAAAAGTAACCTTACCATTCTGGTGAGTCTGCTTTTTAATATGATATTTTCTCTTATAGGGCTTTGCACACCTCTTTATGACTTCAATATTTATTTTTTGTATATCTTGTTGCTGTCAAATACAGTATCAATAAATGCCTGTTTTCAGCAATTTTTATTATATAAGGAAGAACATTTTTTGAATGGATTGAACCCTTTGCTTTTTTCCATTATAAATTTATTAATTCTTTTATTTTTAACTAAGAATAATGGGGAAGTGATTTTATCTTCTTATGTTATTTCAAATATTATCTTATTTCTTATTTACGTAATAAGTGTATACAAAAAAGGATATAATATTTCATTTAAAAAAATAAGTTTTTATAAGGACTTGTTTATAAAACATATAGATTTCCCTAAATATGTACTCCCAAGCTCTATTGCAAATATTTTGCTTGCTTACTGTAATCCTATTTTTATTGGTTATCTTTTTGATAAAAATAATGTTGGTCTTTTTTCATTCTCACTCAGAATACTGATGCTTCCTTCAATTGTAATAGGTTCTGTAGCTTCATCTATATATAGAGCCCAAATAGCAAAATTGTATTTTGATAACGATTATGAAAGTATAAAAGCACAGACCAAAAAACTGTTTCTGATTCTTACTTTGCTCACCATCTTTTGTTTCCCAATTTTAATATTGGTTATAAAATATATACCACAGTTTATTGATATGAATAAATGGATTGGAATATTGCCTATATCTATTTTTTTAATACCTTATTCAATAAGTCAGTTGTTTTTTCAGCCATTCAGCAACCTTGCCCTGGTTTTTAAACAAAATAAAATTCTTTTATCTCAAAATATACTTCAATTAGTTGTGACAGTCTTAGCCTATTTTGCAGCATTTATTTTTAAAATAGAATTCAGTTTATTTGTCATTATTTTATCTATATCGTTATTTGTAGTCAGTTTTTATTCCTGTTATAAATTTTATCAAATATTAAAAATACAAAAATGA
- a CDS encoding glycosyltransferase family 4 protein, which translates to MKKIAIVTNIIPSYREGFYNKLLKNEEADITVYCQKTIPNTKLKTIHGKYSGNVVVVKFIDLFNEMINIQFLPFFKILRNYDIVFVDGNPRYISHFVLANLLKFIKPDKVILWSMIHSYKANSFTENIRLNWTKKFKRVFTYNDKEVEIFREKGYKGICIGMNNGLDQDKIEKIISKWTNNKLEDWQKQNSVYEKKIILSCTRLIQKNELDKFLVRFHEVLKIIPDVKWYIIGDGDQKQNLIKIVEEKKLQENVIFLGAMYEEEELAPWFLTASVMIHPAAIGLSILHAYGYGLPIITHGDYQFHGPEFSALIEGYNSLTYEKDNYEDLVDKVIFCLENQQLTDQLGSNAKKTVQEKFNVNKMVERFLMIATKDI; encoded by the coding sequence ATGAAAAAAATAGCAATTGTAACGAATATAATACCATCTTACAGAGAAGGCTTTTATAATAAATTACTTAAAAATGAAGAAGCTGATATCACTGTTTATTGTCAGAAAACAATACCCAATACCAAGCTTAAAACAATACACGGTAAATATTCTGGAAATGTAGTGGTGGTAAAATTTATTGATCTTTTTAATGAAATGATCAATATTCAATTTTTGCCTTTTTTTAAAATCTTAAGGAATTATGATATTGTTTTTGTAGATGGCAACCCTAGATATATTTCACATTTTGTATTAGCTAATCTTCTTAAGTTTATAAAACCAGATAAAGTAATATTGTGGAGTATGATACACTCTTATAAAGCCAATTCGTTTACTGAGAATATTAGATTGAATTGGACTAAAAAATTTAAAAGAGTCTTTACTTACAATGATAAAGAAGTGGAGATTTTCAGAGAAAAAGGATATAAGGGGATTTGCATCGGAATGAACAATGGTTTGGACCAGGATAAGATAGAAAAAATAATATCTAAATGGACTAATAATAAACTTGAAGATTGGCAGAAGCAAAATTCTGTTTACGAAAAAAAAATTATTCTTTCATGTACAAGATTGATCCAGAAAAATGAATTAGATAAGTTTTTAGTACGTTTCCATGAGGTTTTGAAGATAATTCCGGATGTTAAATGGTATATTATTGGAGACGGAGATCAAAAGCAAAATCTCATAAAAATTGTTGAAGAAAAAAAGTTGCAGGAAAATGTAATTTTCTTAGGGGCAATGTATGAAGAGGAAGAACTTGCGCCCTGGTTTCTTACGGCTTCTGTAATGATTCATCCTGCAGCAATAGGACTAAGTATCTTACATGCTTACGGTTATGGGTTGCCAATTATAACGCACGGAGATTATCAGTTTCATGGTCCTGAGTTTAGTGCTCTAATAGAAGGGTATAATTCGTTAACGTATGAAAAAGATAACTATGAAGATCTTGTTGATAAAGTTATATTTTGTCTCGAAAATCAACAGTTGACTGATCAGTTAGGGTCTAACGCAAAGAAAACGGTACAAGAAAAATTTAATGTCAATAAAATGGTAGAAAGATTTTTGATGATTGCAACAAAAGATATTTAA
- a CDS encoding FkbM family methyltransferase — MKKIIISLKTKFNVATGKIFNVKKEIDIPYKWYGNEYGGFYVSDEKLNKDSVIYSFGIGEDISFDEALINKFGCKVFGFDPTPKSIKWIRSRKNPVEFIFSPFGIDEKSGIVEFLLPKKDNYVSGSVINQINVDEDKKIKVNMKCLSDIVKEMDHKYLDILKIDIEGAEYKVLDSILSAPVEIHQILIEIHERFFPDGKEKTKALLDTLHKYGYKIFGVSKGMEELSFIKI; from the coding sequence ATGAAAAAAATAATTATCAGCCTTAAAACAAAATTTAATGTTGCTACAGGCAAAATATTTAATGTTAAAAAAGAAATTGATATTCCATACAAATGGTATGGTAATGAATATGGAGGATTTTATGTTTCTGATGAGAAATTAAATAAAGACTCAGTAATTTATTCTTTTGGAATAGGGGAAGACATTTCTTTTGATGAAGCATTAATAAATAAATTCGGGTGTAAAGTATTTGGATTTGATCCAACACCCAAATCTATAAAATGGATAAGAAGCAGAAAAAATCCCGTTGAATTTATTTTCTCTCCTTTTGGTATAGATGAGAAATCCGGAATTGTGGAATTTTTACTTCCTAAAAAGGATAACTATGTTTCTGGAAGTGTTATTAACCAGATCAACGTAGACGAAGATAAAAAAATAAAGGTAAATATGAAGTGCTTATCTGATATCGTAAAAGAAATGGATCATAAATATTTAGATATTCTTAAAATAGATATTGAAGGGGCGGAGTATAAGGTTCTTGACAGTATATTATCGGCACCCGTGGAAATCCATCAGATATTAATAGAAATTCATGAACGTTTTTTTCCGGATGGTAAAGAAAAAACAAAAGCATTATTAGATACACTGCATAAGTATGGATATAAAATATTTGGAGTATCAAAGGGAATGGAAGAATTATCATTTATAAAGATTTAA
- a CDS encoding NAD-dependent epimerase/dehydratase family protein, protein MKPTIVIIGGNGFVGKNFTSYFSDKKYKVIVADHSIKKLNPVDPYIEFVAVDIHHTKELLKVTEKADYVIWLVHASVPSTQDESLVDDFTLNVSPIIKFLEKAGDLKNLKKFIYLSSGGTVYGNTEQHTPIKESHEQKPISNYGLSKSVAEKYIEYITNNKPFEAVVLRPSNVYGPFQNLVKPQGIIGFAFKAIKNNLTLDLYDEGKVIRDFIYVKDLANSVDKFLNTDILAGSTSFYNVGSEEGISIKGILDRIEKITGEKLQLNHKTSRNFDCEYNVLDTSKLSQQKDWSKETTLDEGLINVWEWIKSDN, encoded by the coding sequence ATGAAACCAACCATAGTAATCATAGGAGGAAATGGGTTTGTTGGAAAAAATTTTACCTCATATTTTTCAGATAAAAAGTACAAAGTTATTGTTGCAGACCACAGTATAAAAAAACTTAATCCTGTAGATCCGTATATTGAATTTGTTGCAGTAGATATACATCATACTAAGGAACTTTTGAAAGTGACTGAAAAAGCGGATTATGTCATCTGGCTTGTACATGCTTCCGTACCTTCTACACAAGATGAAAGTCTAGTAGATGACTTTACTTTAAATGTGTCACCAATAATTAAATTTTTAGAAAAAGCAGGTGATTTAAAAAACCTTAAAAAATTTATTTATTTATCGTCCGGGGGAACAGTATATGGTAACACTGAACAACATACACCCATTAAAGAATCGCATGAACAAAAGCCAATTTCTAATTATGGATTGTCAAAATCTGTTGCGGAAAAATATATAGAATATATAACAAATAATAAACCTTTTGAAGCTGTTGTTTTAAGGCCTTCAAATGTTTATGGACCTTTTCAGAATCTCGTCAAGCCGCAAGGCATTATAGGATTTGCATTCAAAGCAATAAAGAATAATTTAACGTTGGATCTTTATGATGAGGGAAAGGTTATTCGGGATTTTATATATGTTAAGGATTTGGCAAACTCTGTTGACAAGTTTCTGAACACAGATATTTTGGCTGGAAGTACATCTTTTTATAATGTAGGAAGTGAAGAAGGAATATCTATTAAAGGTATTTTGGATAGGATAGAAAAGATAACAGGCGAGAAATTACAGCTTAACCATAAAACATCTCGTAATTTTGATTGTGAGTATAATGTTTTGGATACATCAAAATTAAGTCAACAAAAAGATTGGTCTAAGGAAACCACGCTTGATGAAGGGTTAATTAATGTATGGGAATGGATAAAATCTGATAACTAA
- a CDS encoding glycosyltransferase family 4 protein: protein MKILFIAPVPPPINGQSKASKVLLDALVEKHDVKIVNLSKSSLKNGVNSFGRFFEIFDILKDVKKKRNDNDIIYLSLAESFAGNMRDLAIYKLCKKDLSKTYIHMLGGAGMKEILSGKGWQKNMNAGFMEKLAGVIVEGPINYESFKRVVPEEKIHIVPNFAEDFLFVSDEEIETKFQNTEPIQLLYLSNLIPGKGYNELADAYLKLTTEEQKQINISFVGGFENEESEKGFLEKINANAGFKYLGKFIDGDEKRKLYCQSHVFCLPTYYPFEGQPISILEGYATGCVVITSNHSGIPFIFKDNENGFMVEKKSVPSLVDALKKLISKKDSLKEIAFHNRNEALEKYRTSIYQQKVMDIFGKKSE, encoded by the coding sequence ATGAAAATTTTATTTATAGCACCGGTTCCTCCACCTATTAATGGGCAGAGTAAGGCATCTAAGGTTTTATTGGATGCATTGGTGGAAAAACATGATGTGAAAATTGTAAACTTAAGTAAATCAAGTTTAAAAAATGGTGTCAATTCCTTTGGCCGATTTTTTGAAATCTTTGATATACTAAAAGACGTGAAAAAGAAAAGAAATGATAATGATATCATTTACCTCTCTTTGGCTGAATCTTTTGCAGGAAATATGAGGGATTTGGCAATTTATAAACTATGTAAAAAAGACTTGTCCAAAACCTATATCCATATGCTTGGCGGAGCCGGAATGAAAGAAATACTTTCAGGTAAAGGATGGCAGAAAAATATGAATGCCGGATTTATGGAGAAACTGGCTGGAGTAATTGTAGAAGGGCCTATTAATTATGAAAGTTTTAAAAGAGTTGTTCCGGAAGAAAAAATTCATATAGTTCCTAATTTTGCTGAAGATTTTCTTTTTGTTTCAGACGAAGAAATAGAAACTAAATTTCAAAATACAGAACCTATCCAGCTGTTATATTTAAGTAACCTTATTCCGGGAAAAGGATATAATGAATTGGCTGATGCTTATTTGAAGCTTACTACAGAAGAACAGAAGCAAATAAATATAAGCTTCGTAGGTGGTTTTGAAAATGAAGAAAGCGAAAAGGGATTTTTAGAGAAAATTAATGCTAATGCAGGATTTAAATATTTAGGGAAATTTATTGATGGTGATGAAAAAAGAAAGCTCTATTGTCAAAGCCATGTATTTTGCTTGCCAACTTATTATCCTTTTGAAGGCCAGCCTATTAGTATACTGGAAGGGTATGCAACAGGATGTGTGGTAATAACCAGTAACCACAGCGGAATCCCTTTTATATTCAAGGATAATGAAAATGGTTTTATGGTAGAAAAAAAATCTGTACCATCATTAGTTGATGCACTTAAAAAACTGATTTCTAAAAAAGATAGTCTTAAGGAAATTGCTTTTCATAACAGGAATGAAGCATTGGAAAAATACAGAACTTCCATTTATCAGCAAAAAGTAATGGATATTTTCGGCAAAAAATCAGAGTAG
- a CDS encoding right-handed parallel beta-helix repeat-containing protein yields MKNIITLFGIFLSVCFFGQSKDTLYITIEKQKVNDDTQVFQNALNQKNGKALKIIVKKADYNISNVLSTSRSNTFILFEKGSSVSFTNNKNTGFLIRHNNFTLKNASIKGNGKSAADFYTGYGVLLFGVDNCDISDNAFDRISGNGILILPSSNKGSNNNVVKNNRFTNPVFNITPNGDESAIMMGYSGKNYLHNNNVIERNTITGNNILKVGIGFIGHGNNNIIKNNKISNCVAYGIVSYESDVVGDTMNGTQILSNEIQNIGETGSKTTVKGMGIYLMTSNNAIIADNKIYNTLRNSDRSETLGQGGISVSLSPGTTVSNNLIDGSAMYGIVSDYSFGSNFVNNSIRNIKKSGAYFLSMNDVKVSGNIFENIGEVVIKGYFENTSLPRIKEQLRGDKYKNIDTGNNFTVTNNKFYSDKDILYFEATGKNMSQKYIGNKLNYNTVENNEIIGNSKKQNELIHFRQETSGNNSIQKNRIIK; encoded by the coding sequence ATGAAAAATATAATTACACTTTTCGGAATTTTTCTATCGGTTTGTTTTTTCGGACAATCTAAAGATACATTGTATATAACTATTGAAAAACAAAAAGTAAATGATGATACACAAGTTTTTCAGAATGCATTAAATCAAAAAAATGGAAAAGCTTTAAAAATTATTGTAAAAAAAGCAGATTATAACATCAGTAATGTATTGTCAACATCAAGATCCAATACCTTTATTTTATTCGAAAAGGGGAGTTCTGTGAGTTTTACGAATAATAAGAATACAGGGTTTTTAATTCGTCATAATAATTTCACATTAAAAAACGCCTCCATAAAAGGGAATGGGAAAAGTGCAGCTGACTTTTACACTGGGTATGGAGTTTTATTATTTGGTGTCGATAACTGTGATATATCTGATAATGCTTTTGATAGGATAAGTGGTAATGGTATTCTGATATTACCTTCAAGCAATAAAGGATCCAATAATAATGTAGTGAAAAATAATAGGTTCACGAACCCTGTTTTTAACATTACACCAAACGGAGATGAATCCGCAATAATGATGGGGTATTCCGGGAAAAATTATTTACATAATAATAATGTGATCGAAAGAAATACCATCACTGGAAACAATATTTTAAAGGTTGGAATAGGTTTTATTGGCCATGGAAACAATAATATCATTAAAAATAATAAGATATCTAATTGTGTGGCTTACGGGATTGTGAGTTATGAATCTGATGTTGTTGGAGACACCATGAATGGCACTCAGATTTTAAGCAACGAAATCCAGAATATAGGAGAAACTGGATCGAAAACTACTGTGAAAGGCATGGGAATATATCTCATGACTTCAAATAATGCAATTATAGCAGATAATAAAATATATAACACCTTAAGAAATTCAGACAGGTCCGAAACTTTGGGACAGGGGGGGATCTCTGTAAGTCTTTCACCTGGTACTACTGTTTCCAATAATCTTATTGACGGTTCTGCAATGTACGGAATTGTAAGTGATTATAGTTTTGGCTCAAATTTTGTAAATAACAGCATCCGAAACATAAAAAAATCAGGAGCTTATTTTTTAAGCATGAATGATGTGAAAGTTTCTGGAAACATATTTGAAAATATTGGAGAGGTTGTTATCAAAGGATACTTTGAAAATACATCATTACCAAGAATTAAAGAACAGCTGCGTGGAGACAAATATAAAAATATAGATACCGGAAATAATTTTACTGTGACAAATAATAAATTTTATTCTGATAAGGATATTCTGTATTTTGAAGCAACAGGAAAAAATATGTCACAGAAGTATATAGGTAATAAATTGAATTACAATACTGTAGAAAATAATGAAATAATAGGGAATTCAAAGAAACAAAATGAACTTATTCATTTCAGACAGGAAACATCAGGAAACAATAGTATTCAAAAAAATAGAATTATAAAATAG
- a CDS encoding N-acetyl sugar amidotransferase: MKNFEKPVQVCVNCIMDSTDETIIFDDKGVCDYCGNYYNNILPNWHPNEQGEQEIQKVIDKIKEEGKGKDYDCIIGISGGLDSSYLVYLAVEKWGLRPMLYHVDAGWNSDVSTNNIKNLVDGLGLDLYTDVINWEEMKDLQRAFIKSQVPDIDTPQDLVFFSSLYNYCAKNGIKYILTGGNFSTECVREPLHWGAYYQTDMKYVNDIHKKFGERKLKTFPRCDIFKYKIQYRLINGVRVVKPLDHTRFIKKEAEDLLEEKFGWQRYQHKHHESRFTRFYEAFWLPRKFGFDKRKNHLSSLVLTGQLTREAALDRVSRSELPEDELMKEFEYVAKKLDFTVDELWGYFNGPNKTFRDYKNNYKLIQLGTKVMQLLGLEKRAFK; the protein is encoded by the coding sequence ATGAAAAATTTTGAAAAACCTGTTCAGGTGTGCGTAAATTGTATTATGGATAGCACAGATGAGACCATAATATTCGATGATAAAGGAGTATGTGATTATTGTGGAAATTATTACAACAATATCTTACCAAACTGGCACCCTAATGAGCAGGGTGAGCAGGAAATTCAAAAAGTTATCGATAAAATCAAGGAAGAAGGGAAAGGAAAAGATTATGATTGTATTATAGGTATTTCCGGTGGTTTGGATAGTTCATACTTAGTGTATCTGGCAGTAGAAAAATGGGGATTAAGACCAATGCTTTACCACGTAGATGCAGGATGGAACTCAGATGTTTCTACCAATAATATTAAAAATCTGGTGGACGGACTGGGACTAGATCTTTATACGGATGTGATCAACTGGGAAGAAATGAAGGATCTTCAACGAGCCTTTATAAAATCTCAGGTTCCAGATATTGATACGCCACAGGATTTGGTGTTCTTCTCGTCACTTTATAATTATTGTGCGAAAAATGGTATTAAATATATCCTAACCGGTGGAAATTTCTCTACAGAATGTGTTAGAGAACCTCTTCACTGGGGAGCTTATTACCAGACCGATATGAAATATGTAAATGATATTCATAAAAAATTTGGAGAGAGAAAGCTAAAGACCTTCCCAAGATGTGATATCTTTAAATATAAAATCCAATATAGATTGATTAACGGGGTAAGAGTGGTAAAACCTCTTGACCATACAAGATTTATTAAGAAGGAAGCAGAAGATCTTTTAGAAGAAAAGTTCGGATGGCAGAGATATCAGCACAAACATCATGAATCGAGATTTACAAGATTCTACGAAGCATTCTGGCTGCCAAGAAAATTTGGATTCGATAAACGAAAAAACCACTTGTCAAGCTTGGTGCTTACTGGTCAGCTAACAAGAGAAGCGGCTTTAGACAGAGTTTCAAGATCAGAGCTTCCTGAAGATGAGCTCATGAAGGAGTTTGAATATGTAGCTAAAAAGCTTGATTTTACTGTTGATGAACTTTGGGGATACTTCAACGGACCCAATAAAACCTTCAGAGACTATAAAAATAATTATAAATTGATACAATTGGGGACCAAGGTAATGCAATTATTAGGTCTTGAAAAAAGAGCGTTTAAATAA
- the hisH gene encoding imidazole glycerol phosphate synthase subunit HisH has translation MVTIIDYGVGNINAFLNIYKQLNIPAATAKTVEELNNATKLILPGVGHFDYAMQRFTDSGMKDKVNELVVSQKVPVVGVCVGMQMMAKGSDEGNLPGLGWIDAYVHKFDASQVSAKLPLPHMGWNDIEIVKDTPLLRDLETDPRYYFLHSYYFKCNNQDDSIAETKYGINFTSAVNHDNIFGAQFHPEKSHHFGIQLLKNFAERC, from the coding sequence ATGGTTACAATTATTGATTATGGTGTTGGTAACATTAACGCCTTTCTGAATATATACAAGCAACTTAATATTCCGGCTGCTACAGCAAAAACTGTTGAAGAACTGAATAACGCAACCAAACTCATTCTTCCGGGAGTAGGACATTTTGATTATGCTATGCAGAGATTTACAGACTCTGGAATGAAAGATAAAGTAAATGAACTTGTAGTCTCTCAAAAAGTCCCTGTAGTAGGGGTATGTGTTGGAATGCAGATGATGGCAAAAGGAAGTGATGAAGGAAATCTTCCCGGATTGGGGTGGATAGATGCTTACGTTCATAAGTTTGATGCATCCCAAGTTTCTGCAAAACTACCATTGCCACATATGGGCTGGAATGATATTGAAATTGTAAAAGATACACCGCTTCTTAGAGATCTGGAAACAGATCCAAGGTATTACTTCCTGCATAGTTATTACTTCAAATGCAATAACCAAGATGACTCTATTGCAGAAACAAAATATGGAATAAACTTTACCAGTGCGGTCAATCATGACAATATTTTTGGAGCACAGTTCCACCCTGAAAAAAGCCACCATTTTGGAATCCAACTATTAAAGAACTTTGCTGAAAGATGTTAA